In Mangifera indica cultivar Alphonso chromosome 1, CATAS_Mindica_2.1, whole genome shotgun sequence, a single genomic region encodes these proteins:
- the LOC123193167 gene encoding uncharacterized protein LOC123193167 isoform X2 — translation MLKKLVEKASMKKPGGNSDGLKSNDLDPRVVFHYGIPSGSNMFAYDPIQKILAVATKYGRIKLYGKDNTQAMLESNEAVSSKFLQFLHNEGILLNVTSTNHIEVWDIDKNLLSDVHLCKKEITSFTIMQSSHFIFVGDSGGNITVLKLYQSCRVVQMEYTIPLSASHGNEVSDDPAVSFILPPPIAESKRILIIFRDGLITLWDIRESKSIRAAGGNVLQSLYHEKKQVTSACWVCPVGSKVAVGYNNGEIFIWGVPSTPNVKAELSSEFNTQTTPICKLNLGYKLEKNPIASLKWVYADGKAGRLYIMGDSDSVSANLLQVILLNEQTESRTSKLVLPCSEPCIDMEIISSSSEQSKQKQDFLLLLGKSGHVYGYDDGQIESYLLQYQSRSPPSLPKEIMVKIPFFDSSITVVKFIADNPSYMLSSTDEDYMLLAKSTPSFLPFETKQKDVPQSHGFAKVKNLFITGHSDGAINFWDVSCPFFIPILSVKQQSENDFSLSGVALTALYFDGCSRVLVSGDQSGMVRIYKFKSELHAMDNSFMPFTGIMLKGNSHIFHSVKVIKVNGSILSLNISQTSRHLAIGSDKGYVALVDIEGPTVLYQKHFDSEICTGIISMQFETCSLHGFDKNVLVVGTKDSSVLALDSDSGNMLSTNTVHPKKPSRAHFMQILDGQDSLARGANISNSIDISKGSPAENVIPKQLFLLLCSEKAAYVYSLTHAVQGVKKVLYKKKFNSSCCCWASTFYSGSDVGLILLFTSGKIEIRSLPELILLKETSIRGFTCPVPKPNSLSDSLICCSLDGELVMVNGDQEIFFVSALLQKDFLRLLDSVSQVYRNDPTLSQEGLVSGSIVQKEKKKGIFGSVLKDIKGSKTKQAPEVETEDTKESIEELSTIFSTANFPSDSENIDNLVLKEDEDELNIDDIDLDDSTVEKPKERGMLGNLNKQKLSSTFQALKGSLKQKKVKNEKNNNIKEEQQDDKTSAVDQIKKKYGFSLSGESSVAKMAENKLHENLKKLQGINLRTTEMQDTARSFSSMAKEVLKIAEQNKKSS, via the exons ATGTTGAAGAAGCTGGTGGAGAAGGCTTCTATGAAGAAG CCAGGAGGAAATTCAGATGGTTTGAAGTCCAATGATCTAGATCCACGCGTAGTTTTCCATTATGGAATCCCTTCAGGATCTAACATGTTTGCTTATGATCCTATACAGAAAATTCTTGCAGTTGCCACAAA GTATGGCAGAATTAAGCTATATGGAAAAGATAATACTCAAGCTATGCTTGAATCGAATGAAGCTGTATCAAGCAAGTTTCTTCAG TTCCTTCACAACGAGGGCATTCTTCTAAATGTAACGTCCACAAATCACATCGAG GTTTGGGACATAGACAAGAACCTTTTGTCTGATGTACATCTTTGTAAGAAAGAAATTACCTCCTTTACGATCATGCAAAGCAGTCACTTCAT TTTTGTCGGAGATTCTGGTGGTAACATTACCGTTTTGAAGCTTTATCAATCATGTCGTGTAGTACAAATGGAGTATACTATACCTCTTTCAGCTTCTCATG GGAATGAAGTTTCTGATGATCCTGCCGTGTCATTTATACTGCCTCCACCCATAGCTGAAAGTAAGAG GATTCTTATTATTTTCAGAGATGGCCTTATTACATTGTGGGATATTCGAGAAAGCAAATCCATCCGTGCAGCTGGCGGAAATGTGTTGCAATCACTCTACCATGAAAAGAAACAAGTGACATCCGCTTGTTGGGTTTGCCCAGTTGGAAGTAAAGTTGCTGTAGGATACAACAATGGGGAGATTTTCATCTGGGGTGTTCCCTCTACCCCAAACGTCAAAGCTGAACTGTCATCGGAGTTTAACACTCAGACGACTCCTATTTGTAAACTTAATCTTGgatataaattggaaaaaaatccTATCGCATCATTGAAATGGGTTTATGCTGATGGAAAAGCTGGTCGACTGTATATTATGGGCGACTCTGACTCGGTTTCTGCAAACTTGTTGCAG GTAATCTTACTGAATGAGCAAACTGAATCCCGCACATCTAAGTTGGTGCTACCTTGTTCGGAACCATGTATTGACATGGAGATTATTTCAAGCTCAAGTGAACAAAGCAAGCAAAAACAAGATTTTCTCCTTCTACTTGGAAAGTCTGGGCATGTTTATGGTTACGATGATGGTCAGATAGAAAGTTATCTTTTACAATACCAATCCCGTTCTCCACCTTCACTGCCAAAGGAGATCATGGTGAAGATTCCATTTTTTGATTCAAGTATCACCGTAGTTAAATTCATTGCAGATAACCCATCATATATGTTAAGTTCTACCGATGAG GATTACATGCTTCTGGCGAAAAGTACTccatcttttcttccttttgagACGAAGCAAAAAGATGTACCACAGTCCCATGGATTTGCAAAGGTTAAAAACTTGTTCATAACTGGACACAGTGATGGAGCAATTAACTTTTGGGATGTATCATGTCCATTTTTTATCCCCATTCTATCAGTAAAGCAACAG AGTGAAAATGATTTCTCATTGAGTGGTGTAGCACTGACAGCACTGTATTTTGATGGCTGCTCTCGAGTCCTTGTTTCTGGAGATCAAAGCGGAATG GTTcgaatttacaaattcaaatctGAGCTACATGCCATGGACAACAGTTTTATGCCTTTTACAG GTATTATGTTAAAAGGAAATAGCCACATCTTCCATAGTGTTAAAGTTATAAAGGTTAATGGTTCTATACTTTCTCTAAACATAAGCCAAACTTCACGACATCTTGCTATTGGATCTGATAAAGGATAT GTTGCCTTAGTTGATATAGAAGGCCCCACTGTGTTGTACCAAAAACACTTTGATAGTGAAATTTGCACTGGCATCATATCTATGCAGTTTGAAACTTGCAGTTTGCATGGTTTTGACAAGAATGTTTTGGTGGTTGGAACTAAGGATTCATCAGTTTTGGCTCTTGATAGTGATTCCGGAAACATGCTTAGCACTAACACAGTTCATCCCAAGAAACCCTCGAGAGCTCATTTCATGCAAATTCTTG ATGGCCAGGATTCATTAGCTAGAGGGGCAAATATATCAAATAGTATAGATATCAGCAAGGGGAGTCCTGCAGAAAATGTAATACCAAAACAGTTGTTTCTATTGTTATGTTCAGAAAAAGCAGCATACGTATATTCCTTAACTCATGCAGTTCAG GGAGTTAAGAAGGTGCTCTACAAGAAGAAGTTCAATTCCTCTTGCTGTTGCTGGGCATCAACATTCTACAGTGGCTCTGATGTTGGCCTAATACTCCTGTTTACTAGTGGAAAAATTGAAATAAGGTCCTTGCCTGAGCTAATCCTATTGAAGGAAACTTCAATTAGAGGTTTTACATGTCCTGTGCCAAAGCCGAATTCATTATCTGATAGTTTAATATGCTGTTCATTGGATGGAGAACTTGTCATG gtAAATGGAGATCAAGAAATCTTTTTTGTCTCAGCACTGCTCCAAAAGGATTTCCTGAG GCTTTTGGACTCTGTAAGCCAAGTTTACAGGAACGATCCAACACTTTCACAAGAAGGGCTGGTCTCTGGATCTATAGTccaaaaggagaagaaaaag GGTATATTTGGCTCTGTTCTTAAAGATATAAAGGGCAGCAAAACCAAGCAAGCTCCTGAGGTGGAAACAGAAGATACCAAAGAAAGCATTGAAGAACTTTCAACAATATTTTCTACAGCTAATTTTCCAAGTGATTCTGAGAATATAGATAACCTGGTGCTTAAAGAAGATGAGGATGAGTTAAACATAG ATGATATTGACCTGGATGATAGTACTGTAGAAAAACCCAAAGAACGGGGTATGTTGGGAAACTTGAATAAGCAAAAATTGTCAAGCACATTTCAGGCTCTTAAAG GATCATTGAAACAGAAGAAGGTtaagaatgagaaaaataataacatcAAGGAAGAGCAACAGGATGATAAGACCAGTGCAGTTGATCAAATTAAGAAGAAATACGGGTTTTCTTTATCTGGT GAATCCAGTGTCGCTAAAATGGCTGAAAACAAGCTGCATGAGAATTTGAAAAAGTTGCAG GGAATCAACTTGAGAACCACAGAAATGCAAGACACAGCTAGATCATTCTCCTCCATGGCAAAAGAGGTGCTGAAAATTgcagaacaaaataaaaagagctCATAA
- the LOC123193167 gene encoding uncharacterized protein LOC123193167 isoform X1, with the protein MLKKLVEKASMKKPGGNSDGLKSNDLDPRVVFHYGIPSGSNMFAYDPIQKILAVATKYGRIKLYGKDNTQAMLESNEAVSSKFLQFLHNEGILLNVTSTNHIEVWDIDKNLLSDVHLCKKEITSFTIMQSSHFIFVGDSGGNITVLKLYQSCRVVQMEYTIPLSASHGNEVSDDPAVSFILPPPIAESKRILIIFRDGLITLWDIRESKSIRAAGGNVLQSLYHEKKQVTSACWVCPVGSKVAVGYNNGEIFIWGVPSTPNVKAELSSEFNTQTTPICKLNLGYKLEKNPIASLKWVYADGKAGRLYIMGDSDSVSANLLQIKSLKIVVWQVILLNEQTESRTSKLVLPCSEPCIDMEIISSSSEQSKQKQDFLLLLGKSGHVYGYDDGQIESYLLQYQSRSPPSLPKEIMVKIPFFDSSITVVKFIADNPSYMLSSTDEDYMLLAKSTPSFLPFETKQKDVPQSHGFAKVKNLFITGHSDGAINFWDVSCPFFIPILSVKQQSENDFSLSGVALTALYFDGCSRVLVSGDQSGMVRIYKFKSELHAMDNSFMPFTGIMLKGNSHIFHSVKVIKVNGSILSLNISQTSRHLAIGSDKGYVALVDIEGPTVLYQKHFDSEICTGIISMQFETCSLHGFDKNVLVVGTKDSSVLALDSDSGNMLSTNTVHPKKPSRAHFMQILDGQDSLARGANISNSIDISKGSPAENVIPKQLFLLLCSEKAAYVYSLTHAVQGVKKVLYKKKFNSSCCCWASTFYSGSDVGLILLFTSGKIEIRSLPELILLKETSIRGFTCPVPKPNSLSDSLICCSLDGELVMVNGDQEIFFVSALLQKDFLRLLDSVSQVYRNDPTLSQEGLVSGSIVQKEKKKGIFGSVLKDIKGSKTKQAPEVETEDTKESIEELSTIFSTANFPSDSENIDNLVLKEDEDELNIDDIDLDDSTVEKPKERGMLGNLNKQKLSSTFQALKGSLKQKKVKNEKNNNIKEEQQDDKTSAVDQIKKKYGFSLSGESSVAKMAENKLHENLKKLQGINLRTTEMQDTARSFSSMAKEVLKIAEQNKKSS; encoded by the exons ATGTTGAAGAAGCTGGTGGAGAAGGCTTCTATGAAGAAG CCAGGAGGAAATTCAGATGGTTTGAAGTCCAATGATCTAGATCCACGCGTAGTTTTCCATTATGGAATCCCTTCAGGATCTAACATGTTTGCTTATGATCCTATACAGAAAATTCTTGCAGTTGCCACAAA GTATGGCAGAATTAAGCTATATGGAAAAGATAATACTCAAGCTATGCTTGAATCGAATGAAGCTGTATCAAGCAAGTTTCTTCAG TTCCTTCACAACGAGGGCATTCTTCTAAATGTAACGTCCACAAATCACATCGAG GTTTGGGACATAGACAAGAACCTTTTGTCTGATGTACATCTTTGTAAGAAAGAAATTACCTCCTTTACGATCATGCAAAGCAGTCACTTCAT TTTTGTCGGAGATTCTGGTGGTAACATTACCGTTTTGAAGCTTTATCAATCATGTCGTGTAGTACAAATGGAGTATACTATACCTCTTTCAGCTTCTCATG GGAATGAAGTTTCTGATGATCCTGCCGTGTCATTTATACTGCCTCCACCCATAGCTGAAAGTAAGAG GATTCTTATTATTTTCAGAGATGGCCTTATTACATTGTGGGATATTCGAGAAAGCAAATCCATCCGTGCAGCTGGCGGAAATGTGTTGCAATCACTCTACCATGAAAAGAAACAAGTGACATCCGCTTGTTGGGTTTGCCCAGTTGGAAGTAAAGTTGCTGTAGGATACAACAATGGGGAGATTTTCATCTGGGGTGTTCCCTCTACCCCAAACGTCAAAGCTGAACTGTCATCGGAGTTTAACACTCAGACGACTCCTATTTGTAAACTTAATCTTGgatataaattggaaaaaaatccTATCGCATCATTGAAATGGGTTTATGCTGATGGAAAAGCTGGTCGACTGTATATTATGGGCGACTCTGACTCGGTTTCTGCAAACTTGTTGCAG ATAAAGTCATTGAAGATTGTGGTGTGGCAGGTAATCTTACTGAATGAGCAAACTGAATCCCGCACATCTAAGTTGGTGCTACCTTGTTCGGAACCATGTATTGACATGGAGATTATTTCAAGCTCAAGTGAACAAAGCAAGCAAAAACAAGATTTTCTCCTTCTACTTGGAAAGTCTGGGCATGTTTATGGTTACGATGATGGTCAGATAGAAAGTTATCTTTTACAATACCAATCCCGTTCTCCACCTTCACTGCCAAAGGAGATCATGGTGAAGATTCCATTTTTTGATTCAAGTATCACCGTAGTTAAATTCATTGCAGATAACCCATCATATATGTTAAGTTCTACCGATGAG GATTACATGCTTCTGGCGAAAAGTACTccatcttttcttccttttgagACGAAGCAAAAAGATGTACCACAGTCCCATGGATTTGCAAAGGTTAAAAACTTGTTCATAACTGGACACAGTGATGGAGCAATTAACTTTTGGGATGTATCATGTCCATTTTTTATCCCCATTCTATCAGTAAAGCAACAG AGTGAAAATGATTTCTCATTGAGTGGTGTAGCACTGACAGCACTGTATTTTGATGGCTGCTCTCGAGTCCTTGTTTCTGGAGATCAAAGCGGAATG GTTcgaatttacaaattcaaatctGAGCTACATGCCATGGACAACAGTTTTATGCCTTTTACAG GTATTATGTTAAAAGGAAATAGCCACATCTTCCATAGTGTTAAAGTTATAAAGGTTAATGGTTCTATACTTTCTCTAAACATAAGCCAAACTTCACGACATCTTGCTATTGGATCTGATAAAGGATAT GTTGCCTTAGTTGATATAGAAGGCCCCACTGTGTTGTACCAAAAACACTTTGATAGTGAAATTTGCACTGGCATCATATCTATGCAGTTTGAAACTTGCAGTTTGCATGGTTTTGACAAGAATGTTTTGGTGGTTGGAACTAAGGATTCATCAGTTTTGGCTCTTGATAGTGATTCCGGAAACATGCTTAGCACTAACACAGTTCATCCCAAGAAACCCTCGAGAGCTCATTTCATGCAAATTCTTG ATGGCCAGGATTCATTAGCTAGAGGGGCAAATATATCAAATAGTATAGATATCAGCAAGGGGAGTCCTGCAGAAAATGTAATACCAAAACAGTTGTTTCTATTGTTATGTTCAGAAAAAGCAGCATACGTATATTCCTTAACTCATGCAGTTCAG GGAGTTAAGAAGGTGCTCTACAAGAAGAAGTTCAATTCCTCTTGCTGTTGCTGGGCATCAACATTCTACAGTGGCTCTGATGTTGGCCTAATACTCCTGTTTACTAGTGGAAAAATTGAAATAAGGTCCTTGCCTGAGCTAATCCTATTGAAGGAAACTTCAATTAGAGGTTTTACATGTCCTGTGCCAAAGCCGAATTCATTATCTGATAGTTTAATATGCTGTTCATTGGATGGAGAACTTGTCATG gtAAATGGAGATCAAGAAATCTTTTTTGTCTCAGCACTGCTCCAAAAGGATTTCCTGAG GCTTTTGGACTCTGTAAGCCAAGTTTACAGGAACGATCCAACACTTTCACAAGAAGGGCTGGTCTCTGGATCTATAGTccaaaaggagaagaaaaag GGTATATTTGGCTCTGTTCTTAAAGATATAAAGGGCAGCAAAACCAAGCAAGCTCCTGAGGTGGAAACAGAAGATACCAAAGAAAGCATTGAAGAACTTTCAACAATATTTTCTACAGCTAATTTTCCAAGTGATTCTGAGAATATAGATAACCTGGTGCTTAAAGAAGATGAGGATGAGTTAAACATAG ATGATATTGACCTGGATGATAGTACTGTAGAAAAACCCAAAGAACGGGGTATGTTGGGAAACTTGAATAAGCAAAAATTGTCAAGCACATTTCAGGCTCTTAAAG GATCATTGAAACAGAAGAAGGTtaagaatgagaaaaataataacatcAAGGAAGAGCAACAGGATGATAAGACCAGTGCAGTTGATCAAATTAAGAAGAAATACGGGTTTTCTTTATCTGGT GAATCCAGTGTCGCTAAAATGGCTGAAAACAAGCTGCATGAGAATTTGAAAAAGTTGCAG GGAATCAACTTGAGAACCACAGAAATGCAAGACACAGCTAGATCATTCTCCTCCATGGCAAAAGAGGTGCTGAAAATTgcagaacaaaataaaaagagctCATAA
- the LOC123193167 gene encoding uncharacterized protein LOC123193167 isoform X3: protein MSCSTNGVYYTSFSFSWILIIFRDGLITLWDIRESKSIRAAGGNVLQSLYHEKKQVTSACWVCPVGSKVAVGYNNGEIFIWGVPSTPNVKAELSSEFNTQTTPICKLNLGYKLEKNPIASLKWVYADGKAGRLYIMGDSDSVSANLLQIKSLKIVVWQVILLNEQTESRTSKLVLPCSEPCIDMEIISSSSEQSKQKQDFLLLLGKSGHVYGYDDGQIESYLLQYQSRSPPSLPKEIMVKIPFFDSSITVVKFIADNPSYMLSSTDEDYMLLAKSTPSFLPFETKQKDVPQSHGFAKVKNLFITGHSDGAINFWDVSCPFFIPILSVKQQSENDFSLSGVALTALYFDGCSRVLVSGDQSGMVRIYKFKSELHAMDNSFMPFTGIMLKGNSHIFHSVKVIKVNGSILSLNISQTSRHLAIGSDKGYVALVDIEGPTVLYQKHFDSEICTGIISMQFETCSLHGFDKNVLVVGTKDSSVLALDSDSGNMLSTNTVHPKKPSRAHFMQILDGQDSLARGANISNSIDISKGSPAENVIPKQLFLLLCSEKAAYVYSLTHAVQGVKKVLYKKKFNSSCCCWASTFYSGSDVGLILLFTSGKIEIRSLPELILLKETSIRGFTCPVPKPNSLSDSLICCSLDGELVMVNGDQEIFFVSALLQKDFLRLLDSVSQVYRNDPTLSQEGLVSGSIVQKEKKKGIFGSVLKDIKGSKTKQAPEVETEDTKESIEELSTIFSTANFPSDSENIDNLVLKEDEDELNIDDIDLDDSTVEKPKERGMLGNLNKQKLSSTFQALKGSLKQKKVKNEKNNNIKEEQQDDKTSAVDQIKKKYGFSLSGESSVAKMAENKLHENLKKLQGINLRTTEMQDTARSFSSMAKEVLKIAEQNKKSS, encoded by the exons ATGTCGTGTAGTACAAATGGAGTATACTATACCTCTTTCAGCTTCTCATG GATTCTTATTATTTTCAGAGATGGCCTTATTACATTGTGGGATATTCGAGAAAGCAAATCCATCCGTGCAGCTGGCGGAAATGTGTTGCAATCACTCTACCATGAAAAGAAACAAGTGACATCCGCTTGTTGGGTTTGCCCAGTTGGAAGTAAAGTTGCTGTAGGATACAACAATGGGGAGATTTTCATCTGGGGTGTTCCCTCTACCCCAAACGTCAAAGCTGAACTGTCATCGGAGTTTAACACTCAGACGACTCCTATTTGTAAACTTAATCTTGgatataaattggaaaaaaatccTATCGCATCATTGAAATGGGTTTATGCTGATGGAAAAGCTGGTCGACTGTATATTATGGGCGACTCTGACTCGGTTTCTGCAAACTTGTTGCAG ATAAAGTCATTGAAGATTGTGGTGTGGCAGGTAATCTTACTGAATGAGCAAACTGAATCCCGCACATCTAAGTTGGTGCTACCTTGTTCGGAACCATGTATTGACATGGAGATTATTTCAAGCTCAAGTGAACAAAGCAAGCAAAAACAAGATTTTCTCCTTCTACTTGGAAAGTCTGGGCATGTTTATGGTTACGATGATGGTCAGATAGAAAGTTATCTTTTACAATACCAATCCCGTTCTCCACCTTCACTGCCAAAGGAGATCATGGTGAAGATTCCATTTTTTGATTCAAGTATCACCGTAGTTAAATTCATTGCAGATAACCCATCATATATGTTAAGTTCTACCGATGAG GATTACATGCTTCTGGCGAAAAGTACTccatcttttcttccttttgagACGAAGCAAAAAGATGTACCACAGTCCCATGGATTTGCAAAGGTTAAAAACTTGTTCATAACTGGACACAGTGATGGAGCAATTAACTTTTGGGATGTATCATGTCCATTTTTTATCCCCATTCTATCAGTAAAGCAACAG AGTGAAAATGATTTCTCATTGAGTGGTGTAGCACTGACAGCACTGTATTTTGATGGCTGCTCTCGAGTCCTTGTTTCTGGAGATCAAAGCGGAATG GTTcgaatttacaaattcaaatctGAGCTACATGCCATGGACAACAGTTTTATGCCTTTTACAG GTATTATGTTAAAAGGAAATAGCCACATCTTCCATAGTGTTAAAGTTATAAAGGTTAATGGTTCTATACTTTCTCTAAACATAAGCCAAACTTCACGACATCTTGCTATTGGATCTGATAAAGGATAT GTTGCCTTAGTTGATATAGAAGGCCCCACTGTGTTGTACCAAAAACACTTTGATAGTGAAATTTGCACTGGCATCATATCTATGCAGTTTGAAACTTGCAGTTTGCATGGTTTTGACAAGAATGTTTTGGTGGTTGGAACTAAGGATTCATCAGTTTTGGCTCTTGATAGTGATTCCGGAAACATGCTTAGCACTAACACAGTTCATCCCAAGAAACCCTCGAGAGCTCATTTCATGCAAATTCTTG ATGGCCAGGATTCATTAGCTAGAGGGGCAAATATATCAAATAGTATAGATATCAGCAAGGGGAGTCCTGCAGAAAATGTAATACCAAAACAGTTGTTTCTATTGTTATGTTCAGAAAAAGCAGCATACGTATATTCCTTAACTCATGCAGTTCAG GGAGTTAAGAAGGTGCTCTACAAGAAGAAGTTCAATTCCTCTTGCTGTTGCTGGGCATCAACATTCTACAGTGGCTCTGATGTTGGCCTAATACTCCTGTTTACTAGTGGAAAAATTGAAATAAGGTCCTTGCCTGAGCTAATCCTATTGAAGGAAACTTCAATTAGAGGTTTTACATGTCCTGTGCCAAAGCCGAATTCATTATCTGATAGTTTAATATGCTGTTCATTGGATGGAGAACTTGTCATG gtAAATGGAGATCAAGAAATCTTTTTTGTCTCAGCACTGCTCCAAAAGGATTTCCTGAG GCTTTTGGACTCTGTAAGCCAAGTTTACAGGAACGATCCAACACTTTCACAAGAAGGGCTGGTCTCTGGATCTATAGTccaaaaggagaagaaaaag GGTATATTTGGCTCTGTTCTTAAAGATATAAAGGGCAGCAAAACCAAGCAAGCTCCTGAGGTGGAAACAGAAGATACCAAAGAAAGCATTGAAGAACTTTCAACAATATTTTCTACAGCTAATTTTCCAAGTGATTCTGAGAATATAGATAACCTGGTGCTTAAAGAAGATGAGGATGAGTTAAACATAG ATGATATTGACCTGGATGATAGTACTGTAGAAAAACCCAAAGAACGGGGTATGTTGGGAAACTTGAATAAGCAAAAATTGTCAAGCACATTTCAGGCTCTTAAAG GATCATTGAAACAGAAGAAGGTtaagaatgagaaaaataataacatcAAGGAAGAGCAACAGGATGATAAGACCAGTGCAGTTGATCAAATTAAGAAGAAATACGGGTTTTCTTTATCTGGT GAATCCAGTGTCGCTAAAATGGCTGAAAACAAGCTGCATGAGAATTTGAAAAAGTTGCAG GGAATCAACTTGAGAACCACAGAAATGCAAGACACAGCTAGATCATTCTCCTCCATGGCAAAAGAGGTGCTGAAAATTgcagaacaaaataaaaagagctCATAA